One Peromyscus leucopus breed LL Stock chromosome 20, UCI_PerLeu_2.1, whole genome shotgun sequence genomic window, CCCTGGCTCTTGTGgaattatgtagtccaggctgccctcaaactcaggtACAtacctgcctcaacctcttgagtattctgacttccacatgaatAAGTgtggtaaaacattttaaaagctccTGTTGGTCTTCCTGTTGTTCTTCCAAGTGGTTTGCTGACCTTGCTGTCAAAATGTACTTTACAGCTGTGTGGATGCATCTGAAAGATCTCTGTGGGCTCTGtgtggtgttgtttttgttttttctcttacagcattttgaaatttattatctGATAATTTCAAACATATCTAGATCATATCCAGCCTGAATCCCTCTTCCCATCATCCTGGACACTCCCCAGTAtacccacctcccacctccacgctctctttaaatatatttttaatattttgtgtatgtttattacatgtatgtctatgtaccctgtgcttgcctggtgctggtggaagccagaaaaggccattggatcccctagaactggagttagacagttgtgagctgccatgtgggtgctgggaatcgaaccccagtcctctggaagagcagtccatgttcttaagcactgaaccatctctccagttcttatttctctctttttttaaaaaaattttatttatttatttatttattttggtttttttgagacaggctttctctgtgtagccctggctgtcctggaactctctatgaaaccaggctggcctcgaactcacggagatccacctgcctctgcctcccgagtgctgggattaaaggggtgcgccaccactgcccagctgaagcactgttttgttttgttacttttttctgtattgtgtgtgtgcgcatgtcacagcacacatgtagcaGTCAGGACAGCTCTGGACATTAGTACCCTCTTCTCAGCACGTGGCCCGGGAACTCCTGCTGTCGGGCTTGATGCGGCCAGCgctttgacccactgagccatcctgctggcccttgACATATTTCTGTGAGCTTAGAACTTAAATGTCTTTGGTATAGCTCACTTCTCTACATGATCTACACACCGGGTAGTCTCTTCCACATTATGATCACAGTTCTTTCACTCTAAACATAAACACGAACATCCTAGTCACTTGAATCTTTGTGTTAAAGGAAATACATACTGGGAGTCCTAATCCTTTGCTCCTTGAGATGGCCGTTCTGCAGAGAGCAGGCTGCTGCTGTTTAAACCATGACTATCACTGCTTCCTCTGGTGGACAGCCTTGCTTCACCCTGGTCAACCCACGTGATCTTTATTGTTATGGCTGGACTgtgtcacttttctttttttcttttgagacggTCTGGGtagcctgactggcctggaactctcagagatccccccatctctgcctccttcagtgctggaattaaagttaggcaccaccatgcctggcaaatgTCACTATTTAGATATGCACAAATTGTACCTTGGTCCAGGATATCCTAATATATTTGCTCTTTGTACAAACTGGACCTTGGTCCTAATGTATTTGCTTTCTAACTGgtttttcctgcctcttcctgatGGGTTGGGCACTGCATGTAAGGacatcaaataaaaagaaacctttaaaaagCTGTACTTttggccgggtgttggtggcgcacgcctttaatcccagcactcgggaggcagagccaggtggatctctgtgagttcgaggccagcctgggctaccaagtgagtcccaggaaaggcgcaaagctacacagaaaaaccctgtctcgaaaaaccaaaaaaaaaaagctgtactttttatttatacttttttttttttgtagctgtggttgtactggaacttgctctgtagaccaggcaatctgcctgggattaaaggtgtgtgccaccgccgcccagccttagaacttttttaaagatttatttttatgtgtgtggctgttccgcctgcatgtatatgtgcaccatgtgcatgcggTGCCCAGGATGGCCAGAAGAGGTCAGATCCTTTAGAACTGGATTACaggcactgggaactgagcctgagtcttctgcaggagcaggtactctagtttctttctttggatTGTTGGGTGTGCTTTTGTAATGTAGAAACTCATAAAATATATGGCAGGTACGGAGATGCAGGCTGTAATCTCCATacctgagaagcagaggcagaagggtcactgcaagttcaaggtcagcctggcccatgtagctacataataagaccgcCTCAAAAAACTAAGTAACAAGAAGTAAACATATGGCTATGGTAAACAAAGTTCTAAAAGGGACAGTGGCAGGAATCTCTCCTTTCGGTGAGGCTTTTCTTGaatgcacttttatttatttattatagtttaCTTacctggtgaggggtgggggcacACATGCCATGCTGCGTCTGTGGCAGTCAGActtgtgaagtcagttctctcccccACCACGTGGGTCtctaggatcaaactcagaccacCAGCCTTGACCAAAAGCTCCCACTGGgccagtctcccctccctcttttctttcgaATCCTCTTTCCATCTCTGCAAGAGCTACGTGCATCCTCACCATGCACTATGGAGCAGGGTTCAAAGCCTACCTTCCACTGCTGGCTGCATCACACGGGCCACTCTCCCGCATGCTAGCCAGCAGTGCTTCCTTTGTGAGCTAGCCTCTTCCACATCCCTGTGTTAGAGCCACGCAGTAAGGGCCTGCCTTCCCTGATCCAGAGGTACATCACTGGCCCTGCTGGTTCAAATACCCCATTTCTTGGTCACTTGGCCAGGGAGCTTTTTTCAAGAGATCTGCATAAATGCTGTGACAGAGGCTGGAGGTACGTCTCGGTGGTAGGGTGCATGTTTATCTACAGTATGCGTAAGGCTCTGTGTCCCATCACCAGGAGCTGAGCAAATGAAAACATTCGGGAGCACTTCATCTCCAAGATGCTATGGCCTGATAATACTGCTAAAACCGAGTCTCTCAATTCATGGGTGATGAGGCCCAGCAACCCaggtgtggtgctttgaatgatggcccctacagacacacatatttgaatacttgatcctcgactggtggaactgtttggaaagggttagggagtgtggccttgtcagaggagatGTACACTGGCCTTGTGGATGTGGATCAGAGATtaagctctcagcttcttcttcagcgccctgcctgcctgcctgcctgctgccatgctccccaccatgatggtgacggactcaccctctgaaactgtgaaccccAATGAACTCTCCtgtgagctgccttggtcatgtgtcttcacagcaatagaaaagatgCCGCCAGGcttggtgatgcacgcctttaatcccagcacctgggaggcagaggcaggaggatctctcttagttcaaagttagcctagtctatagagagagttccaggacagccagagctacctagagaccctgtctcaaacaaacaacaacaaaagtaaagtAACTGAACTAAGACGCCAGGCTATGATTAGAAAACTGACAGGCAAGGCTCCATCTCTGTGATCCaagcattttttgttgtttttttcaagacagggtccctCTCATTCTCTGGGTATACAAAAACACTAAGACACAAACATGGCAGAATATTTATCTAATCTCTGTAATAAACCTCATCCTCACATTCCCATTCATCTGACAGCCTCCACACACTGTCAAAATGGCACAAGCCGGTAGGACCACAGAAACCACGGCGCTTTAGCCCAGCAGGTGTGAGAGCCACCGCGGCTTAGTTCTTGCCATGGATGACGTTCTTTCCATTTCACGTCTCAAGCCTGGCCGCTCAGAAGCAAAAGCTGAGCTCTACAGGACTCCAGATGTCTTCTGTTCTTCTGCTGCCTGGCGCCTGGCGCTGCGCAGCTGGAAATAACGGTAGGCGCGCACGCTGCAGAGGTAACCTCCGTACACGGTAAGGAGCATCATGGAGGCGGAGAAGGTCTTGTAGCCAATGTCAGCTAACTGCTTGGCGGTCGGCATGTCTTCCCCTGCGGAAAAACAGACGGGCTGGTCCCCATGGCAGGCCTCACCTGCTCAGAGCCATCTTTACCGTCCACAGCTTCACTGCACCAAAGGCTCCTGTGCGGTGAGCCTATCTGCAGCTCCCTGACTCAAAGGTGAATGAAGCCTGCGGGTGAGGTACACAGGAGGCTGGGGGCAGGTGCATCTGAATGCTGTCACCGCTAACACCTGGCCCTCCTCATTTGTGCTTGAAAAAGTGATGAGCACACCCAGACTGGCagtggaacctgggtcctctgaagaacagcaagcgctcttaactgctgagccatctctccaggccgcAGAACCACATTTTAACCAGACTGCTTACCTGTGGTAGTCAGACTCCCCTCATGGTAGGCTCGAGGACGGGTCTTACTCCCAATCATGCTGAATAAAACTCCCTTTTCTGTTTGTCACTACTAATCCGGCTCTGTCAGCTGGTTTACTGAGACTTATTAGGGCTTCCAGAGCACAGGCTTTGACCCTCAGGGGACAGTCGGTTAGGACCTCCTGGTAAACGGGGGACTGTCTCTAGTTAGGTCCAGGTTGAAGTCAATTTAGTACAGTGAACTGGGAGAGGGACACAAGGCATTATGTAGAAAACGGCTCCGGCAGGCCTTTACACCCTGTGAGATCCATGTGTCTAGCATtcttccaggacagagaaaaaagATCCTCACCCCAAAGATAAGAATTAGAATTCTTAGAATGTAGAGGGTGGGGTTAAGAGAATAGGGAGGGTAACGAGATCAAGGAAAGTCTAGGCATTAGGGCTTTTTTCAGacagtcttgctctgtagcctgggctagcctctggattatcctttctctgccccctgagtgctggaatcaccgCATACCAGCCATTTCACTGTGCTGGTAAAGAAGATCTGAGTATGTTCTAAAatggggtgcagctcagttgtctagcacacacaaagcctgtATTAAATCGAGGATGCGGTATATGCCGGAAATCCAGCACTCAGggtgtggaggcagaaggatccgaAATTCAGGATCAGCCTTAGCTACTCAGTGAATCCCAGGCCAGTacgggttacatgagaccctgaaaaaaaaaaggggggggtatGGTGGTGATGGTACAAACAGAAGCAAATCCAGAATAGACTCAGAAAAACTGAAATTAGAAGCGCAGGTACAAGGATCaactttggaaataaaaaaagaaattttgagaTTGGCAGAAcgttttcatctttttttttttttttttaaacaaaagctgTTAGGAGATGTAGGAATGGACTCCAGGTTACAGAAAAATAAGGTTAGACTAATCATGATATATGCCATAGAGGGTGCAATTTGCAAGGGTTATGTAACTCTATGATTTTCTGCCCTATAACGTGAGGGGGCTCAAGGCTCATGTTTCTGGAAAATTCAGAGCTCCTCATGACGGACCTCTTGCTCTAATTGTGGGTTTGATCCGATACACTGCCCAActaatcaaacacacacacacacacacacacacacacacacacacacacacacacacacacacacacacaaatcacagcCCTAAAATCACCCGAGCTGAGCTCGGTCATTTAGCCCTCTGGGGAGGTACTTGGAGTTGGGAGGAAACAGCTCGTGACTACCGGAGCTGAAAAGGTAAGCTATGGACCCTACTGTCCGTGGGAGCAGCAGGAGGTGACGAAGGCCGCCAAGACGCGGCTTGGTGGAGCGTGAGAAGCCGGCGGAAGGCTGTGGGCTTGGGCTGCATTTATAGGAAGACGGGCAGATTTAGAAGAGGGAGGGCAGTCAGGCCGCGGTCACGTCAGGAAGGCGGTAGGGCCAAGGCAGCCTGGGGAGCCATCGGTCGCGGCCACCCCGCCGGGCAGGAGCTGGCGCAGAGGCCGCGGGAGCCGCGCGATCTCAAGGGCACGGGCCGAAGACTAGCGGTGCGGGGGGAGCCGGGGGGTGCGGGAGGAGCCGGGGGGTGCGGGGAGCCGGGGGGTGCGGGGGAGCGGTGCGGCGGGGAGTGAGGGGGAACGGGGTGCCGGGGGGAGCGGGGGAGCCCGGGTGCGGCGGGGCAGCGGTGCGAGCGGGGCCGCCCGGCCCGCGGCCTACCTGGATGCTGCAGCTCGGCCGCGTCAGGGCGACTCCTACTCAGTCTGTCACTTGCAGTCAGGGTCTCTCGGCAGAAATTACTCCGAGCGCCGCAGTCACTGGCGCGGAGTCCTGGTCGTGACCCCTGCACCCCTGCGAAAGCCTACCCCCCTAGGGCGGGGCCCGGCCTCAAACTTCCGGTTTCCGCGGCTCCGCACGCTCGGACTAGTCTTCCTTTCCGACAGGCCCGTTGAATTCTGGGGGTTGTGGTCCTGCTCCTCCGAGCGCTCGTCTTGGTGCCCCAAACTTGGAAAACCGGAACACAGGTTAGCGCAGAACCAGCCAATCCCCAGCTTACGGTGCCGTGACGTAACTGTAGCTAGGGAGATTCTCTCGGGATCCTCCAGAGGTGGAGCGCGCGCCCCCTCGTGGCTGGAGCGGCGCTGTCCCGGGTGATCCGGTGGTGGCCGACCTCAGGTAGGGACAGGACCTGTCCTGGTCGGCCGCAGCACGAGGGGCGACTCGCTAGTGTTTCTGCCTTGTGCGCCACCTCTTCGTGTTCAGGCGGCGTGACAGAGCCCCTGAGCAGCTCTGGGGAGACTGGGTGACAGCTtgggtggaggaggggataggagaCGCCAGGGAGTCAAGTGGATGTAAATGCTGATTGATGCCCGAGAGTGGCTGCTGTTACCCAAGAACGatctttcccccacccccccatttgTCTTCCATTGAGTAAGAACATGCACTCAGTGTGAACCATGACCCCACAATCCTGCCACATGCACTGCCGCAAAAAAAACTCCAACTCTTCCAGTTCCTGGAAAAACAACACTTTATTGTGTAGACAAGTGGCCTGGCAGAGGACCTCAGATCCACAGTTGCCTGACTGAGCAGAGGGAAGGTGTCGGAATCCTGGTCTGCATCCTACCCCAGCCTCCTGGGAGGCAGCTCTGAATCAGTCGATGCGTGGGAGGGTTCCGGCCCAGCCAGCAGGCATGAAAGGGCTCCCCTCTTCACCTTATCCGACCTCCCTGGGTAAGGCCGAACTCTTAAAGGCTAGGAGCAGAGGGGAGCCTGGCACCTTAGTGTGTTAGTTTAACCTAAAGCTGGCCAGAGCCACAGCGTGCCAGTGGCTGCCGCGCACGAAATGGAGACCCCTGCTGGAGGGAGAACCCTCTCAACTCTCGGCGACTATTTATAGCTAGGGCTGCAGGCTGCTGATCTGTGACATTCTCCTGCTGCCCCAACCTTGGAAAAAAGCCAGGGCGGA contains:
- the LOC114696682 gene encoding cytochrome c oxidase assembly protein COX14, with protein sequence MPTAKQLADIGYKTFSASMMLLTVYGGYLCSVRAYRYFQLRSARRQAAEEQKTSGVL